A stretch of the Pangasianodon hypophthalmus isolate fPanHyp1 chromosome 28, fPanHyp1.pri, whole genome shotgun sequence genome encodes the following:
- the LOC113545769 gene encoding gamma-crystallin M2 has translation MGKVIFYEDRNFMGRSYECTSDCSDLHSYMSRCHSCRVEGGCWMVYDRTNFMGNQYFMRRGEYADYMNMWGWGNNCIRSCRMIPMYRGAYRMRVYERDNFMGQMMELTDDCDSFMDRYHWSNGFMSCHVTDGHWLMYEHPHYKGRMWYFRPGEYRNFRDYGGMKFMSMRRIMDSWY, from the exons ATGGGCAAG GTTATCTTCTATGAGGACAGGAACTTCATGGGGCGCTCCTATGAGTGCACCAGTGATTGTTCCGATTTGCACTCTTACATGAGCCGCTGCCACTCCTGCAGGGTGGAGGGCGGCTGCTGGATGGTCTACGACCGCACCAACTTCATGGGAAACCAGTATTTCATGAGGAGGGGCGAGTACGCTGACTACATGAACATGTGGGGCTGGGGCAACAACTGCATCAGGTCCTGCCGCATGATCCccatg TACAGAGGAGCCTACAGAATGAGGGTCTATGAGAGGGACAACTTCATGGGTCAGATGATGGAGTTGACAGATGACTGTGATTCCTTCATGGATCGCTACCACTGGTCCAACGGCTTCATGTCCTGCCATGTGACGGACGGCCACTGGCTCATGTATGAGCATCCCCACTACAAAGGCAGGATGTGGTACTTCAGGCCTGGAGAGTACAGGAACTTCAGGGACTACGGTGGCATGAAGTTCATGAGCATGAGGCGCATCATGGACTCCTGgtattaa